A genomic stretch from Oleomonas cavernae includes:
- a CDS encoding alpha/beta hydrolase, whose translation MRRDIEFKTEDGITLRGWLYPAQGVTGPAPTVVMAHGFSAVKEMYLDDFAAHFAANGLACLVYDHRNLGASDGTPRGHIDPQGQISGYRDAITFAGSLVEVDAGRIGIWGSSYSGGHVLVVAAIDRRVKCVVSQVPLVAGLENARRLIRADHWVGLRGNFDADRQARYAGDPPGRIPVTAPEGEPCALPTADTWAFFQGYRAQHPVTTWVNEVTVHSIELFTEYEPGAYIPRISPTPLLMVVARDDHLTPADMTTAAYETAHEPKQVLILPCGHFDAYTGAMFEMSAPVQTAWFKRWL comes from the coding sequence ATGCGCCGGGACATCGAGTTCAAGACAGAGGACGGCATTACCCTGCGTGGCTGGCTCTACCCCGCCCAAGGTGTCACCGGCCCGGCGCCCACGGTGGTCATGGCCCACGGTTTCTCCGCCGTGAAGGAAATGTACCTCGACGATTTCGCCGCCCACTTCGCCGCCAACGGCCTCGCCTGCCTGGTCTACGACCACCGGAACCTGGGCGCGAGCGACGGCACCCCGCGCGGCCATATCGATCCTCAAGGGCAGATCAGTGGCTACCGCGATGCCATCACCTTCGCCGGCTCCCTGGTCGAGGTCGACGCGGGCCGCATCGGCATCTGGGGCTCCAGCTATTCCGGCGGCCATGTCCTGGTGGTCGCGGCGATCGACCGACGCGTGAAATGCGTCGTCTCCCAAGTGCCGCTGGTCGCCGGCCTGGAAAATGCCCGGCGCCTGATCCGGGCCGACCATTGGGTGGGCCTGCGCGGCAATTTCGATGCCGACCGCCAGGCCCGCTATGCCGGCGATCCGCCCGGCCGCATCCCGGTCACGGCGCCGGAGGGCGAACCCTGCGCCCTGCCCACGGCCGACACCTGGGCCTTCTTCCAGGGCTATCGTGCCCAGCACCCAGTCACCACCTGGGTGAACGAGGTGACCGTCCATTCGATCGAACTCTTCACCGAATACGAACCCGGCGCCTATATCCCCCGCATTTCGCCCACGCCGCTGCTGATGGTGGTGGCCCGTGACGACCACCTCACCCCTGCCGACATGACCACCGCGGCCTACGAGACGGCGCACGAACCCAAGCAGGTCCTGATCCTGCCCTGCGGCCATTTCGACGCCTATACGGGGGCGATGTTCGAAATGTCCGCGCCGGTGCAGACGGCATGGTTCAAGCGGTGGCTGTGA
- a CDS encoding tRNA-uridine aminocarboxypropyltransferase, giving the protein MKPVPLLGMIRAIMTTDKIEAPAAEPAPCPRCGKEPKFCVCEGITPIANKIELVILQHPQEKEEALGTARLTALHLAKSTFKIGLSWPSLTKLLGREVDPSKWAVLYLGSTDMASLPPGREVVAVDAKNTPLDDQEAALRGLHGVILLDGTWSQAKTLWWRNSWVLKSRRLVLNPSKPSAYGKMRKEPRREALSTLEAAGLLLSRLERKPEIETAMAATFEKLLAVVKANQPKRDWRRTKRGPAKR; this is encoded by the coding sequence GTGAAGCCGGTGCCCCTTTTGGGCATGATCCGCGCCATCATGACCACCGACAAGATCGAAGCCCCCGCGGCCGAGCCCGCCCCCTGCCCCCGTTGCGGCAAGGAACCCAAATTCTGCGTCTGCGAGGGCATCACCCCGATCGCCAACAAGATCGAGCTCGTCATCCTCCAGCACCCGCAGGAGAAGGAGGAGGCCCTGGGCACCGCGCGCCTGACCGCGCTGCACCTGGCCAAATCGACCTTCAAGATCGGCCTGTCCTGGCCCAGCCTGACCAAGCTGCTGGGCCGCGAGGTCGACCCGTCCAAATGGGCGGTGCTGTACCTGGGCTCGACCGACATGGCCAGCCTGCCGCCGGGCCGTGAAGTAGTCGCCGTCGATGCCAAGAACACACCGCTGGACGATCAGGAGGCGGCCTTACGCGGATTGCACGGTGTCATCCTGCTGGACGGCACCTGGTCCCAGGCCAAGACCCTGTGGTGGCGCAATTCCTGGGTGCTGAAATCCCGGCGCCTGGTGCTGAACCCCTCAAAGCCCTCCGCCTACGGCAAAATGCGCAAGGAGCCGCGGCGCGAGGCGCTGTCGACGCTCGAGGCGGCCGGCCTGCTGCTCAGCCGGCTGGAGCGCAAACCCGAGATCGAGACAGCAATGGCGGCGACCTTCGAGAAGCTGCTGGCGGTGGTCAAGGCGAACCAGCCCAAGCGCGACTGGCGCCGCACCAAGCGCGGCCCGGCGAAGCGCTGA
- a CDS encoding DUF2855 family protein — MDATSFQVDRGDLHQWRWNQAPVADMAPGEVIVEVTRFGLTANNITYAKYGDAVQYWQFFPAPAPWGQIPVWATGRIAASRNAELAEGENVYGYFPMASHLKLAPAGIKPVRFIDGAAHRAPLPGTYNEYARIDHAPDYSPAHADQHLILRPLFALAFFLAAHLAEADFFGAKRVILTSASAKTAIATALLLAAHRPGIEVVGLTSPRSTAFVAKTGHYDAVVPYAEIASLPADVPTVVVDIAGDGAVRSTIHHHLGDSITRSILVGATHWSADDKAAALPGPTPEFFFTPSHIVERRKAWGVPLLTQRLGEAWASMLADSPRWLTIEHHAGPAAVERIYQAVLAGKVTPDVAPILSLGA, encoded by the coding sequence ATGGATGCGACGAGCTTTCAGGTCGACCGCGGCGACCTGCACCAATGGCGCTGGAACCAGGCCCCGGTCGCGGACATGGCGCCGGGCGAGGTAATTGTCGAGGTTACCCGCTTCGGCCTGACCGCCAACAACATCACCTATGCCAAATACGGCGACGCGGTGCAGTATTGGCAGTTCTTCCCCGCCCCCGCGCCTTGGGGCCAGATCCCGGTCTGGGCGACCGGCCGCATCGCCGCCTCGCGCAATGCCGAGTTGGCCGAGGGCGAGAATGTCTATGGCTATTTCCCGATGGCCAGCCACCTGAAGCTGGCGCCTGCCGGCATCAAGCCGGTGCGCTTCATCGATGGCGCTGCCCACCGGGCCCCCCTGCCCGGCACCTATAACGAATACGCCCGCATCGACCACGCCCCCGATTACAGCCCGGCCCATGCCGACCAGCACCTGATCCTGCGCCCCTTGTTCGCGCTGGCCTTCTTCCTGGCCGCCCACCTGGCGGAGGCCGATTTCTTCGGGGCGAAGCGCGTGATCCTGACCAGCGCCTCGGCCAAGACCGCGATCGCCACCGCCCTGCTCCTGGCCGCGCACCGGCCGGGGATCGAAGTGGTGGGCCTGACTTCGCCGCGCAGTACCGCCTTCGTGGCCAAGACCGGGCACTACGACGCCGTCGTGCCTTATGCCGAGATCGCCAGCCTTCCCGCCGACGTGCCCACGGTGGTGGTCGACATCGCGGGCGACGGCGCCGTGCGCAGCACCATCCACCATCACCTGGGCGACAGCATCACCCGCTCCATCCTGGTCGGCGCCACCCACTGGTCGGCGGACGACAAGGCGGCGGCCCTGCCCGGCCCCACCCCTGAATTCTTCTTCACCCCCAGCCACATCGTGGAGCGGCGCAAGGCCTGGGGCGTGCCCCTGCTGACCCAGCGCCTGGGCGAGGCCTGGGCGAGCATGCTGGCCGACAGCCCGCGCTGGCTGACCATCGAGCACCACGCCGGGCCGGCCGCGGTCGAGCGCATCTACCAGGCCGTGCTGGCGGGCAAGGTCACGCCGGACGTGGCGCCGATCCTGTCGCTGGGGGCCTAG
- a CDS encoding winged helix-turn-helix transcriptional regulator — translation MKSSLPLPGQKVRGSRTGRPVMAALDLLGRRGALRLIWELREGRVLTFRALAAACDLPPATLNARIKELREAMLIAPEDGYRLTPLGVALFEAFAPFERWSRHWAKAVPGLIEP, via the coding sequence ATGAAATCTTCCCTACCCCTGCCCGGCCAGAAGGTCCGCGGCTCGCGTACCGGCCGGCCGGTCATGGCGGCGTTGGACCTGCTGGGCCGGCGCGGCGCCCTGCGCCTGATCTGGGAATTGCGCGAGGGCCGCGTGCTGACCTTCCGTGCCCTGGCGGCGGCTTGCGACCTGCCGCCGGCGACGCTCAACGCCCGCATCAAGGAATTGCGCGAGGCGATGCTGATCGCGCCCGAGGACGGCTATCGCCTCACCCCCCTGGGCGTGGCGCTGTTCGAGGCTTTCGCGCCCTTCGAGCGCTGGTCCCGGCACTGGGCGAAAGCGGTGCCGGGGTTGATCGAGCCCTGA
- the gcvT gene encoding glycine cleavage system aminomethyltransferase GcvT — protein MGQDADDLKYTPLYDLHRALGGKMVPFAGYAMPVQYPAGILTEHKHTRAAAGLFDVSHMGQAWLEGDDVAATFETLVPGDIAGLAPGQIRYTLLMADDGGILDDLMVTRPIDAADGKRLFLVVNAACKDQDFAHIAARLAGKARLTRLDDRALLALQGPAAVTVMARLGPKATALTFMTAAPVDVAGIPCLVSRSGYTGEDGFEISVPADRAVDLAKALLDQPEVKPIGLGARDSLRLEAGLCLYGHDIDTTTDPIEGSLAWTVPKRRREAADFPGAARVLAALKNGVRRRRVGIKPLGRAPAREGTVVAAGNGPEIGAITSGGFGPTVEGPVAMGYVEPAHAKAGTAVELLVRGQRLPAEIVTLPFTPHRYAKA, from the coding sequence TTGGGCCAAGATGCCGACGATCTGAAATATACCCCGCTCTATGACCTGCATCGCGCGCTGGGGGGCAAGATGGTGCCCTTCGCCGGCTATGCCATGCCGGTGCAGTATCCCGCCGGCATCCTGACCGAACACAAGCACACCCGCGCCGCCGCCGGCCTGTTCGACGTCAGCCACATGGGCCAGGCCTGGCTTGAGGGCGACGATGTCGCCGCCACCTTCGAGACGCTGGTGCCCGGCGACATCGCCGGCCTGGCGCCGGGCCAGATCCGCTACACGCTGCTGATGGCCGACGATGGCGGCATTCTCGACGATTTGATGGTGACGCGGCCGATCGATGCGGCCGATGGCAAGCGCCTGTTCCTGGTGGTCAATGCCGCCTGCAAGGACCAGGACTTCGCCCATATCGCCGCCAGGCTGGCGGGCAAGGCCAGGCTGACCCGGCTCGACGACCGCGCCCTGCTGGCGCTCCAAGGGCCCGCTGCCGTCACGGTCATGGCCCGCCTGGGGCCTAAGGCGACCGCGCTTACCTTCATGACCGCGGCGCCGGTCGACGTGGCCGGCATTCCCTGCCTTGTCTCCCGCTCGGGCTACACCGGCGAGGACGGCTTCGAGATTTCCGTGCCCGCCGACCGGGCGGTCGACCTGGCCAAGGCGCTGCTGGACCAGCCGGAAGTGAAGCCGATCGGCCTGGGTGCCCGCGACAGCCTGCGGCTGGAGGCCGGCTTGTGCCTCTATGGCCATGATATCGACACCACCACGGACCCGATCGAGGGCTCGCTGGCCTGGACGGTGCCGAAGCGCCGGCGCGAGGCGGCGGATTTCCCCGGCGCTGCCCGTGTGCTGGCCGCGCTGAAGAATGGCGTGCGCCGCCGCCGTGTGGGCATCAAGCCGTTGGGCCGGGCACCGGCGCGCGAGGGCACGGTGGTCGCCGCCGGCAACGGGCCGGAGATCGGCGCCATCACATCCGGCGGCTTCGGCCCCACGGTCGAAGGCCCGGTCGCCATGGGCTATGTCGAGCCGGCCCATGCCAAGGCCGGCACCGCTGTCGAGTTGCTGGTCCGCGGCCAGCGGCTGCCCGCCGAGATCGTCACCCTTCCCTTCACCCCGCATCGCTACGCCAAGGCTTGA
- the gcvPA gene encoding aminomethyl-transferring glycine dehydrogenase subunit GcvPA: MRYLPLTPNDRRDMLAVIGAPSVDDLFRDVPAAAVLDRPVDLALHAGELEVERTIAAMAAKNRHSGALASFLGAGAYRHHIPASVDHLIQRSEFLTSYTPYQPEIAQGTLQYLFEFQTQVALLTGMEVANASMYDGSTACAEAVEMARRVTGRKRIILSGNLHPQYAEVVETLARLHDTDLVLNAPAPAGDEDLVPAIDKATACVVVQYPDVFGHVRDLAPIAQAAQAAGALLIVAVTEVVALGALIPPGAMGADIVVGEGQSIGVGLNYGGPYLGLFAARAKFVRQMPGRLCGETLDAEGKRGYVLTLSTREQHIRREKATSNICTNSGLCSLAFTIHLSLLGEAGLTRLAALNHARAVQLAEKLEGIKGVTLLTQGFFNEFTLKLDRDAAPVVEALVEAGVLGGVPGGRLFPLRHDCDDLLVVAATETNTDEEIDRFAAALTKVLA, encoded by the coding sequence ATGCGTTACCTCCCCCTGACGCCCAATGACCGGCGCGACATGCTGGCCGTGATCGGTGCACCCTCGGTCGACGACCTGTTCCGCGACGTGCCGGCCGCGGCCGTGCTCGATCGCCCGGTCGACCTGGCGCTGCATGCCGGCGAGTTGGAAGTCGAACGGACCATCGCCGCCATGGCGGCCAAGAACCGCCATTCCGGGGCCCTGGCCAGCTTCCTGGGGGCGGGCGCCTATCGCCATCATATCCCGGCCTCGGTCGATCACCTGATCCAGCGCTCGGAATTCCTCACCTCCTACACGCCGTATCAGCCGGAAATCGCGCAAGGGACGTTGCAGTACCTGTTCGAATTCCAGACCCAGGTGGCGCTGCTGACCGGCATGGAGGTCGCCAACGCCTCGATGTACGACGGCTCCACGGCCTGCGCCGAGGCGGTGGAAATGGCGCGCCGGGTGACCGGGCGCAAGCGCATCATCCTCTCGGGCAATCTCCATCCCCAATATGCGGAAGTGGTCGAAACCCTGGCCCGCCTGCACGATACCGACCTGGTGCTGAACGCGCCGGCGCCGGCCGGCGACGAGGACCTGGTGCCGGCGATCGACAAGGCCACGGCCTGCGTTGTCGTGCAGTACCCCGATGTCTTTGGCCATGTCCGGGACCTTGCCCCGATCGCCCAGGCGGCCCAGGCGGCGGGGGCGCTGCTGATCGTTGCCGTGACCGAGGTGGTGGCGCTGGGCGCCTTGATCCCGCCGGGCGCCATGGGCGCCGACATCGTGGTGGGCGAGGGGCAGTCGATCGGCGTCGGCCTGAACTACGGCGGGCCCTATCTGGGCCTGTTCGCCGCCCGCGCCAAGTTCGTGCGCCAGATGCCGGGCCGCCTGTGCGGCGAGACGCTGGATGCCGAGGGCAAGCGCGGCTATGTCCTGACCCTGTCGACCCGCGAGCAGCACATAAGGCGCGAGAAGGCGACCTCGAACATCTGCACCAATTCAGGCCTCTGTTCGCTGGCCTTCACCATCCACCTCAGCCTGCTGGGCGAGGCGGGCCTGACCCGGCTGGCGGCGCTGAACCACGCCAGGGCGGTTCAACTGGCGGAGAAGCTGGAGGGTATCAAGGGCGTGACCTTGCTCACCCAAGGCTTCTTCAACGAGTTCACCCTGAAGCTCGACCGTGATGCCGCCCCGGTGGTCGAGGCGCTGGTCGAGGCCGGCGTGCTGGGCGGCGTGCCGGGCGGGCGGCTGTTCCCGCTGCGCCATGATTGCGACGACCTGCTGGTGGTCGCCGCGACCGAAACCAATACGGACGAAGAGATCGATCGCTTCGCCGCCGCGCTGACCAAGGTGCTCGCATGA
- a CDS encoding AbrB family transcriptional regulator: MTSLQGPLAAWPRYRQWPLLLVGSGLLAFLLELCGLPAALLLGPMIAGVVLGCCGATVRPPRVPYLGAQAVVGCLIARAMTPDILVSFAGDWPLFAAVVLSTLGASSFLGWLISRWSVLPGTTAIWGSSPGAATAMMLMAEAFGADARLVAFMQYLRVVFVATAASVIARLWVDTSGATLPAIVWFPPIDWIPFGQTIMLALAGGALGRALKIPAGAMLVPLAIGSVLNALGLITIFLPPWLLAMSYALLGWNIGLGFTLPLLRHASRALPQIVASILALMAFCGGLAYLLHRVMGIDPLTAYLATSPGGMDSVAVIAASSNVDLSFVMALQVARFLLVLLAGPPLARFLARRVG, encoded by the coding sequence ATGACTTCTCTTCAGGGTCCGCTGGCCGCCTGGCCGCGGTATCGGCAATGGCCGCTGCTGCTCGTCGGCTCCGGCCTTCTCGCTTTCCTGCTCGAACTGTGCGGCCTGCCGGCGGCCTTGCTGCTGGGGCCGATGATCGCCGGCGTGGTGCTGGGCTGCTGCGGCGCCACGGTGCGGCCGCCGCGCGTGCCTTATCTGGGTGCGCAGGCGGTGGTCGGCTGCCTGATCGCCCGGGCCATGACGCCCGACATCCTTGTCTCCTTCGCCGGCGACTGGCCGCTGTTCGCCGCCGTCGTGCTCTCCACCTTGGGCGCCAGCAGTTTCCTGGGCTGGCTGATCAGCCGCTGGAGCGTTCTGCCGGGCACTACCGCCATCTGGGGCTCCTCCCCCGGGGCGGCGACAGCGATGATGCTGATGGCGGAGGCCTTCGGCGCCGACGCCCGCCTGGTCGCCTTCATGCAGTATCTGCGGGTGGTCTTCGTCGCCACCGCCGCCTCGGTCATCGCCCGGCTGTGGGTCGATACCTCGGGCGCCACGCTCCCCGCGATCGTCTGGTTCCCGCCGATCGACTGGATCCCGTTCGGACAGACCATCATGCTCGCCCTGGCGGGCGGGGCGCTGGGCCGCGCGCTGAAGATCCCGGCGGGCGCCATGCTGGTGCCCCTGGCGATCGGCTCGGTGCTCAACGCCCTGGGCCTGATCACCATCTTCCTGCCGCCCTGGCTGCTCGCGATGAGTTACGCCCTGCTGGGCTGGAACATCGGCCTGGGCTTCACCCTGCCGCTGTTGCGCCATGCCTCCCGCGCCCTGCCCCAGATCGTCGCCTCGATCCTGGCACTGATGGCCTTCTGCGGCGGCCTCGCCTATCTGCTGCACCGGGTGATGGGCATTGATCCCCTGACCGCCTATCTCGCGACCAGCCCCGGCGGCATGGATTCGGTCGCCGTGATCGCCGCCTCCAGCAATGTCGACCTGTCCTTCGTCATGGCCCTGCAGGTCGCCCGCTTCCTGCTGGTGCTGCTGGCCGGGCCGCCGCTGGCAAGGTTTTTGGCAAGGCGGGTGGGGTGA
- the gcvH gene encoding glycine cleavage system protein GcvH yields the protein MTTKFTSDHEWIAISGTTGRVGISDYAQAQLGDVVFVELPPVGKSLTKGGEAAVVESVKAASEVYSPVTGTVTAVNEGLPDQPDLVNTDAQGGGWFFEVELADAAELDGLMDEAAYAAFVASLG from the coding sequence ATGACCACCAAATTCACCAGTGACCACGAGTGGATCGCCATCTCCGGCACGACCGGCCGGGTCGGCATTTCCGACTATGCCCAGGCGCAACTGGGCGACGTCGTCTTCGTCGAACTGCCGCCGGTGGGAAAGAGCCTCACCAAGGGCGGCGAGGCCGCGGTGGTCGAGTCGGTCAAGGCCGCCTCGGAAGTCTATTCGCCCGTCACCGGCACGGTTACGGCGGTGAACGAGGGCCTGCCCGATCAGCCCGACCTGGTGAACACCGATGCCCAGGGCGGCGGCTGGTTCTTCGAGGTCGAGCTGGCGGATGCCGCCGAACTCGATGGCCTGATGGACGAGGCCGCCTATGCCGCCTTCGTCGCCTCGCTCGGCTGA
- a CDS encoding nucleotidyltransferase domain-containing protein, translated as MTQREIPPNMSPAVVATIDARLAAVRRDHGVVMPLAIESGSRAWGFPSPDSDYDCRFIYVRPVDQYLSPWQPRDVIETPMDGILDVNGWDLGKALKLLLKGNAVIIEWLMSPITCGADLGFRAAFLALARQLARRDLVGRHYLHLGQRQRRVHFGEGGSVPQKKIFYALRPAAALRWLRLHVDATVAPMHFPTLIAQCEPPAEVTDIITELITRKAVTRELGTEPLPPAINAFLDSEFALASSVFPIRPALIAEAEREATEDFFRTWVRRFDPA; from the coding sequence ATGACGCAGCGCGAAATTCCTCCCAACATGTCACCGGCCGTCGTCGCCACCATTGACGCGCGGCTGGCGGCCGTGCGCCGCGATCACGGCGTGGTGATGCCCCTGGCGATTGAAAGCGGCAGCCGGGCCTGGGGTTTTCCCTCGCCTGATAGCGACTATGACTGTCGCTTCATCTATGTCCGTCCGGTCGATCAATATCTCTCGCCCTGGCAACCGCGCGATGTGATCGAAACGCCGATGGACGGAATCCTGGACGTCAACGGCTGGGACCTGGGCAAGGCGCTGAAGCTGCTGCTCAAAGGCAATGCGGTGATCATCGAATGGCTGATGTCGCCGATCACCTGTGGCGCCGACCTCGGCTTTCGCGCCGCCTTCTTGGCGCTGGCCCGGCAACTGGCCAGGCGCGACCTGGTCGGGCGGCACTACCTGCACCTGGGCCAGCGGCAGCGCCGGGTGCATTTCGGCGAGGGCGGCAGCGTGCCGCAGAAGAAAATCTTCTATGCCTTGCGTCCGGCCGCCGCGCTGCGTTGGTTGCGCCTGCACGTGGACGCCACCGTGGCACCCATGCACTTTCCCACCTTGATCGCGCAATGCGAGCCGCCAGCCGAGGTAACCGATATCATCACCGAGCTGATCACCCGCAAGGCGGTGACGCGGGAGCTGGGGACAGAGCCGTTGCCCCCTGCCATCAACGCTTTCCTCGACAGCGAATTCGCCCTGGCATCCAGCGTCTTTCCCATCCGGCCGGCGTTGATTGCCGAGGCGGAACGGGAAGCGACGGAGGATTTCTTCCGGACCTGGGTGCGGCGCTTCGATCCCGCCTAG